In Streptomyces sp. P3, one DNA window encodes the following:
- a CDS encoding zinc-binding dehydrogenase, translated as MSTAVVVEAPGEHRIVPHEPRRPEPGEALVRVHATGICGSDREVYHGNRPEGYVRYPVTPGHEWSGTVEEVGAGVPPSLLDRKVVGEGFRNCQVCDRCHTGATTLCTEGYEETGFTQPGAMAATLTLPARLLHALPDDADLTAAALLEPAACVAAAAIKAHALPGERVAVVGTGTLGMFAVQFLKAGSPAELLVVGTRGDRESLSRQFGATDFRTCDQDLPDDIDVVIETAGSTTAARTAASLLRRGGRLVLTGIPAPGAAGLDPTDLVVRQLEVHTVFGAPPDAWAYTVRVFGARLLDPLPLVTHELPLTAFAEAIELVGSGDPKVGKVLLRP; from the coding sequence GTGAGCACCGCCGTCGTGGTGGAGGCGCCGGGCGAGCATCGCATCGTCCCGCACGAACCGCGCCGGCCGGAACCCGGCGAGGCGCTGGTCCGCGTCCACGCGACCGGCATCTGCGGCAGCGACCGCGAGGTGTACCACGGCAACCGGCCCGAGGGGTACGTGCGCTACCCGGTGACCCCCGGCCACGAGTGGTCCGGGACGGTCGAGGAGGTCGGCGCCGGCGTTCCCCCCTCGCTCCTCGACCGCAAGGTGGTGGGCGAGGGCTTTCGCAACTGCCAGGTCTGCGACCGCTGCCACACGGGCGCGACGACGCTGTGCACCGAAGGCTACGAGGAGACCGGTTTCACCCAGCCGGGGGCGATGGCCGCCACCCTCACGCTCCCGGCACGGCTGCTGCACGCCCTCCCCGACGACGCCGACCTCACCGCGGCGGCCCTGCTGGAACCGGCGGCCTGCGTCGCGGCCGCCGCGATCAAGGCGCACGCCCTGCCGGGCGAGAGGGTGGCCGTCGTCGGCACCGGGACGCTGGGCATGTTCGCCGTGCAGTTCCTCAAGGCGGGCTCGCCCGCCGAACTGCTGGTCGTGGGCACGCGCGGCGACCGGGAGTCGCTCTCCCGGCAGTTCGGCGCCACCGACTTCCGCACCTGTGACCAGGATCTCCCGGACGACATCGACGTCGTCATCGAGACCGCCGGGTCCACCACCGCCGCACGCACCGCCGCCTCGCTCCTTCGGCGCGGCGGCCGGCTGGTCCTGACGGGGATCCCGGCGCCCGGTGCGGCCGGGCTCGACCCGACGGACCTCGTCGTACGGCAACTGGAGGTGCACACCGTCTTCGGGGCTCCACCGGACGCCTGGGCCTACACGGTCCGGGTGTTCGGGGCCCGACTGCTCGATCCGCTGCCGCTCGTCACGCACGAGCTGCCGCTGACCGCGTTCGCCGAAGCCATCGAGCTGGTCGGCTCCGGTGATCCGAAGGTGGGCAAGGTGCTGCTCAGGCCGTAG
- a CDS encoding mandelate racemase/muconate lactonizing enzyme family protein, whose amino-acid sequence MRITGISTHVVGTPWRNLTYVLVHTDEGLTGVGETRMLGHTDALIGYLKEAEANHILGSDPFAVEDLTRRMKYGDYGRAGEIVMSGIAVVEMACWDIKGKALGVPVWQLLGGKVTDKVKAYANGWYTTERTPEAYHKAARSVMERGYQALKIDPFGTGHFELDHQQSLYAVSLIEAVRDAIGPDAELMLEMHGRFSPATAVRLAKELAPFKPAWLEEPCPPENLKALEKIAAKVDIPVATGERIHDRIEFRELFESQAVDVIQPDVGHIGGIWETRKLAATAEAHYVLVAPHNVGGPVLTAASLQVGFTSPNFKILEHFNDFADAEIKKVVKGAPEVIDGYFHLSDEPGLGVELDVEAAAEFPQQQARFDLWAEGWEQRKPKAAEQ is encoded by the coding sequence GTGCGCATCACCGGAATCAGCACGCATGTGGTCGGGACGCCGTGGCGCAACCTGACCTACGTCCTGGTGCACACCGACGAGGGCCTCACGGGCGTCGGCGAGACCCGCATGCTGGGCCACACCGACGCGCTGATCGGCTACCTGAAGGAGGCCGAGGCCAACCACATTCTCGGCTCCGACCCGTTCGCTGTCGAGGACCTCACGCGCCGCATGAAGTACGGCGACTACGGGCGGGCCGGCGAGATCGTGATGTCGGGCATCGCCGTCGTCGAGATGGCCTGCTGGGACATCAAGGGCAAGGCGCTCGGCGTGCCGGTCTGGCAGCTCCTCGGCGGGAAGGTCACCGACAAGGTCAAGGCCTACGCCAACGGCTGGTACACCACCGAGCGGACCCCGGAGGCCTACCACAAGGCCGCCAGGAGCGTCATGGAACGCGGCTACCAGGCGCTCAAGATCGACCCCTTCGGCACCGGGCACTTCGAGCTGGACCACCAGCAGAGCCTCTACGCCGTCTCGCTGATCGAGGCCGTGCGCGACGCCATCGGGCCGGACGCCGAGCTGATGCTGGAGATGCACGGCCGCTTCTCCCCCGCCACCGCCGTACGGCTGGCCAAGGAGCTCGCGCCCTTCAAGCCCGCGTGGCTGGAGGAGCCCTGCCCGCCGGAGAACCTGAAGGCCCTGGAGAAGATCGCCGCCAAGGTCGACATCCCGGTCGCCACCGGTGAACGCATCCACGACCGCATCGAGTTCCGCGAGCTGTTCGAGAGCCAGGCCGTCGACGTCATCCAGCCGGACGTCGGTCACATCGGCGGTATCTGGGAGACCCGCAAGCTCGCCGCCACCGCCGAGGCGCACTACGTGCTCGTCGCCCCGCACAACGTCGGCGGGCCGGTCCTCACCGCCGCCTCCCTGCAGGTCGGGTTCACCTCCCCGAACTTCAAGATCCTCGAGCACTTCAACGACTTCGCCGACGCGGAGATCAAGAAGGTCGTCAAGGGCGCGCCCGAAGTGATCGACGGCTACTTCCACCTCTCCGACGAGCCCGGTCTCGGCGTCGAGCTGGACGTGGAGGCGGCAGCCGAGTTCCCGCAGCAGCAGGCGCGCTTCGACCTCTGGGCCGAGGGCTGGGAACAGCGCAAGCCGAAGGCCGCCGAGCAGTGA
- a CDS encoding LacI family DNA-binding transcriptional regulator: MAHIGLRPPTMADVARQAGVSHQTVSRVLGDHPNVREETRARVLRAIEEMGYRRNFSARALATRRTRTLGVVASDTTLYGPASTLFALEEAARSEGYLVSTVSLRKLTMETLSEALDHLSEGGVEGVVAIAPQRSAVDALAELRHPFPVVIVGGGSGGEIPSVGVDQHLGARLATGHLLAAGHRSVWHLAGPEDWQEAADRAAGWRAILEEAGVEPPMTLCGDWSPLSGYRAGQELAGWVGRGLTAVFAANDQMALGVLRALREAGVRTPQDVAVVGFDDIPESEYFAPPLTTVRQDFAAVGRRGIALLLELIEGRPPATTPRIAIEPQLVVRASTFPQAAQPEGVPR; the protein is encoded by the coding sequence GTGGCACACATCGGGCTCCGGCCCCCCACCATGGCCGACGTGGCACGCCAGGCCGGCGTGTCCCACCAGACCGTGTCCCGTGTGCTGGGGGATCACCCCAACGTGCGGGAGGAGACACGGGCCAGAGTGCTCCGAGCGATCGAGGAGATGGGCTACCGCCGCAACTTCTCCGCCCGGGCCCTGGCGACCCGGCGCACCCGGACACTGGGCGTGGTCGCCTCGGACACCACCCTCTACGGGCCGGCCAGCACGCTGTTCGCGCTCGAGGAGGCGGCACGTTCCGAGGGGTATCTCGTCTCGACGGTCAGCCTGCGCAAACTGACCATGGAGACGCTCTCCGAGGCCCTGGACCACCTCAGCGAGGGCGGGGTCGAAGGCGTGGTGGCCATCGCTCCGCAGCGGTCCGCGGTGGACGCGCTGGCCGAACTGCGCCACCCGTTCCCCGTGGTGATCGTGGGGGGCGGATCGGGGGGGGAGATCCCGAGCGTCGGCGTGGACCAGCACCTGGGGGCGCGGCTGGCGACGGGTCATCTGCTGGCCGCCGGCCACCGCAGCGTCTGGCATCTCGCCGGGCCCGAGGACTGGCAGGAGGCGGCCGACCGGGCCGCCGGCTGGCGGGCGATCCTCGAGGAGGCGGGCGTGGAACCGCCCATGACGCTGTGCGGCGACTGGAGTCCGCTGTCGGGCTACCGTGCGGGCCAGGAACTGGCCGGCTGGGTGGGCCGGGGGCTGACCGCGGTCTTCGCCGCCAACGACCAGATGGCGCTGGGGGTGTTGCGGGCCCTGCGGGAAGCGGGGGTCCGCACGCCCCAGGACGTGGCGGTGGTCGGCTTCGACGACATCCCGGAGTCGGAGTACTTCGCACCTCCCCTGACCACCGTCCGGCAGGACTTCGCGGCGGTGGGCAGGCGCGGCATCGCACTGCTTCTGGAGCTGATCGAGGGGCGGCCGCCCGCCACCACGCCTCGCATCGCTATCGAACCCCAACTCGTGGTCCGCGCGAGTACGTTCCCTCAGGCCGCTCAACCCGAGGGCGTACCCCGCTGA
- a CDS encoding ABC transporter substrate-binding protein has protein sequence MLSRRNFLTVAVGVAAAGGLTACAKKDDSSSDSSSGGSKTITLGFSQVGSESGWRSANTDSVKSAAKEAGYKLQFSDAQQKQENQISAIRSYITQKVDVIAFSPVVVTGWDAVLKEAKAAKIPVVLTDRSVETSDDSLFVTLVGSDFTDEGRRAAKILEKVIAKAGLKAPVKIAQLEGTTGAAPAIERAKGFKEVMDAEHKDDWKVVVSQTGDFTRAGGKQVMAAFLQSNPDINVLFAHNDDMAIGAIQSIEAAGKKPGKDILIVSIDGVKDGFVAMSEGKINAIVECNPLLGPQLMDVVKKVKNGEKVERWIKTKEGDFMQDQAKAALPSRKY, from the coding sequence ATGCTCAGCAGAAGGAACTTCCTCACCGTTGCGGTCGGCGTGGCGGCGGCGGGCGGCCTGACCGCCTGTGCCAAGAAGGACGACAGCTCCTCCGACTCCTCCTCCGGCGGCAGCAAGACGATCACGCTGGGCTTCTCCCAGGTCGGCTCGGAGAGCGGCTGGCGCAGCGCCAACACGGACTCCGTGAAGTCGGCCGCCAAGGAGGCCGGCTACAAGCTGCAGTTCTCCGACGCGCAGCAGAAGCAGGAGAACCAGATCTCCGCGATCCGCAGCTACATCACCCAGAAGGTCGACGTCATCGCCTTCTCCCCGGTGGTCGTCACCGGCTGGGACGCGGTCCTCAAGGAGGCCAAGGCCGCGAAGATCCCGGTCGTCCTCACCGACCGCTCCGTGGAGACCTCCGACGACTCCCTGTTCGTCACGCTCGTCGGCTCCGACTTCACCGACGAGGGCCGCCGCGCCGCCAAGATCCTCGAGAAGGTCATCGCCAAGGCCGGTCTCAAGGCCCCGGTGAAGATCGCCCAGCTGGAGGGCACCACCGGCGCCGCCCCGGCCATCGAGCGCGCCAAGGGCTTCAAGGAGGTCATGGACGCCGAGCACAAGGACGACTGGAAGGTCGTCGTCAGCCAGACCGGTGACTTCACCCGCGCCGGCGGCAAGCAGGTCATGGCGGCGTTCCTGCAGTCGAACCCGGACATCAACGTCCTGTTCGCGCACAACGACGACATGGCCATCGGCGCCATCCAGTCCATCGAGGCGGCGGGCAAGAAGCCCGGCAAGGACATCCTCATCGTCTCGATCGACGGTGTGAAGGACGGCTTCGTGGCCATGTCCGAGGGCAAGATCAACGCCATCGTCGAGTGCAACCCGCTCCTCGGCCCCCAGCTCATGGACGTCGTGAAGAAGGTCAAGAACGGCGAGAAGGTCGAGCGCTGGATCAAGACCAAGGAGGGCGACTTCATGCAGGACCAGGCCAAGGCCGCGCTCCCGAGCCGCAAGTACTGA
- a CDS encoding sugar ABC transporter ATP-binding protein: MAEPRPVLEMAGIVKEFPGVRALSGVDFRLFPGEIHALMGENGAGKSTLIKVLTGVYSLDGGTITLDGASVRIASPLQAQQAGISTVYQEVNLCPNLSVAENIFIGREPTRMGRIQWKRLRREAAELVDRLGLDIDVSAPLESYPLAVQQLVAIVRSLNTGGGDGPGTKVLILDEPTSSLDRDEVLQLFALMRRLKDEGVAILFVSHFLDQIYEICDRMTVLRNGTLVGEHMVSDLDQVGLVQLMLGKAMGQLDELQEQQQRAEAGEALLQAEGLGKTGRIAPFDMEIKKGEVIGLAGLLGSGRTELARLLFGADQPDAGTVSIDGKQVSMSAPNDAIGAGVAFCSENRKSEGLVPDLTVRENIILALQASRGWTRPIPAAQRDELVAKYIKALDIRPANPEARVGQLSGGNQQKVLLARWLITQPKLLILDEPTRGIDIGAKAEIQKLVVSLSEDGMSVLYIAAELEEVLRLSHTIGVLRDRRLVAQIANGPEITTSRILETIASGEHQ; this comes from the coding sequence ATGGCAGAGCCGCGGCCCGTCCTGGAGATGGCGGGCATAGTCAAGGAGTTCCCGGGGGTACGGGCTCTGTCGGGCGTCGACTTCCGGCTCTTCCCCGGCGAGATCCACGCCCTCATGGGCGAGAACGGGGCGGGCAAGTCCACCCTGATCAAGGTGCTGACCGGGGTCTACTCCCTGGACGGCGGCACGATCACGCTGGACGGCGCGTCCGTGCGCATCGCCAGCCCGCTGCAGGCCCAGCAGGCCGGCATCAGCACGGTGTACCAGGAGGTCAACCTCTGCCCCAACCTGTCGGTGGCGGAGAACATCTTCATCGGCCGTGAACCCACCCGCATGGGCCGCATCCAGTGGAAGCGGCTGCGCCGGGAGGCCGCGGAGCTGGTGGACCGGCTCGGACTCGACATCGACGTCTCCGCCCCGCTGGAGTCGTACCCCCTGGCCGTGCAGCAACTGGTCGCGATCGTCAGGTCGTTGAACACCGGCGGCGGCGACGGACCGGGCACCAAGGTGCTCATCCTCGACGAGCCGACCTCCAGTCTCGACCGCGACGAGGTCCTGCAACTGTTCGCGCTGATGCGCCGGTTGAAGGACGAGGGCGTGGCGATCCTGTTCGTGTCGCACTTCCTCGACCAGATCTACGAGATCTGCGACCGGATGACGGTGCTGCGCAACGGCACCCTGGTCGGCGAGCACATGGTGAGCGACCTCGACCAGGTCGGCCTCGTCCAGCTCATGCTCGGCAAGGCCATGGGCCAGCTCGACGAGCTCCAGGAGCAGCAGCAGCGCGCCGAAGCGGGCGAGGCCCTGCTGCAGGCGGAGGGCCTCGGCAAGACCGGCCGTATCGCGCCGTTCGACATGGAGATCAAGAAGGGCGAGGTGATCGGCCTCGCCGGCCTGCTCGGTTCGGGACGCACCGAACTGGCCCGCCTGCTCTTCGGCGCCGACCAGCCGGACGCCGGCACGGTGTCCATCGACGGCAAGCAGGTCTCGATGAGCGCCCCGAACGACGCGATCGGCGCGGGCGTCGCGTTCTGCTCCGAGAACCGCAAGAGCGAGGGCCTGGTGCCCGACCTCACGGTGCGGGAGAACATCATCCTGGCGCTGCAGGCCTCGCGAGGCTGGACCCGGCCCATCCCGGCCGCCCAGCGCGACGAACTGGTCGCCAAGTACATCAAGGCCCTGGACATCCGCCCCGCCAACCCCGAGGCCAGGGTGGGCCAGCTCAGCGGCGGCAACCAGCAGAAGGTGCTGCTGGCCCGCTGGCTGATCACCCAGCCGAAGCTGCTGATCCTGGACGAGCCGACGCGCGGCATCGACATCGGCGCGAAGGCGGAGATCCAGAAGCTCGTCGTCTCCCTCTCCGAGGACGGGATGTCCGTGCTGTACATCGCGGCCGAGCTGGAGGAGGTACTCCGGCTCAGTCACACCATCGGAGTGCTGCGCGACCGCCGGCTGGTGGCGCAGATCGCCAACGGGCCCGAGATCACCACGAGCCGGATCCTGGAGACCATCGCGAGCGGAGAGCACCAGTGA
- a CDS encoding ABC transporter permease yields MTTSSTTSSRWRALTRHHLFWPVAVLVLLLLVNVPFTPDFFSIKMADGHLYGSLVSIVLFGSPLILVAVGMTLVIATGGIDLSVGAVVAITGALACSYISDQKDQGALSGVLLAMGLGLLAAVVCGLWNGFLVARMGIQPIIATLIIMVAGRGVAQLITDGQIITINSEPYKLIGGGYWLTLPFSIFVVAAVVAVTGALTRRTALGLLVEAVGGNAEASRLVGIRSRRIKILVYMFCALCAGIAGLMISSNTSAADGNNAGLWIELDAILAVVIGGTSLLGGRFSIGGTVVGALVIQTLTTTIYTIGVPTQTNLVFKAAVVIVVCLLQSPKFRDKVFGAKFAARFRAKAGAKTAATPADSAAPTEAAPKMEVS; encoded by the coding sequence GTGACCACGTCTTCGACCACCTCTTCCCGGTGGCGGGCGCTGACCCGGCACCATCTGTTCTGGCCGGTGGCGGTGCTCGTGCTCCTGCTGCTCGTCAACGTCCCGTTTACGCCCGACTTCTTCTCGATCAAGATGGCGGACGGCCACCTCTACGGCAGCCTCGTGTCGATCGTGCTGTTCGGGTCGCCGCTCATCCTGGTGGCGGTCGGCATGACCCTGGTCATCGCCACCGGCGGCATCGACCTCTCCGTCGGCGCCGTGGTCGCCATCACCGGAGCACTGGCCTGCTCGTACATCAGCGACCAGAAGGACCAGGGCGCGCTGTCCGGAGTGCTGCTCGCCATGGGCCTCGGTCTGCTGGCCGCGGTCGTCTGCGGTCTGTGGAACGGCTTCCTCGTTGCCCGGATGGGCATTCAGCCGATCATCGCCACCCTGATCATCATGGTCGCCGGCCGCGGTGTCGCCCAGCTGATCACCGACGGCCAGATCATCACCATCAACAGCGAGCCGTACAAGCTGATCGGCGGCGGCTACTGGCTGACGCTGCCGTTCTCCATCTTCGTGGTGGCCGCGGTCGTGGCCGTCACCGGTGCGCTGACCCGCCGTACGGCGCTCGGCCTGCTGGTGGAAGCGGTCGGCGGCAACGCCGAGGCGAGCCGCCTGGTCGGCATCAGGTCCCGTCGCATCAAGATCCTGGTCTACATGTTCTGCGCGCTCTGCGCGGGCATCGCCGGCCTGATGATCAGCTCCAACACCTCGGCCGCCGACGGCAACAACGCCGGCCTGTGGATCGAACTCGACGCGATCCTCGCCGTGGTGATCGGCGGCACCTCGCTGCTCGGCGGCCGGTTCTCCATCGGCGGCACGGTGGTCGGCGCCCTCGTCATCCAGACGCTCACCACCACGATCTACACCATCGGCGTGCCGACCCAGACCAACCTGGTCTTCAAGGCCGCCGTCGTCATCGTCGTCTGCCTGCTGCAGTCCCCGAAGTTCCGCGACAAGGTCTTCGGCGCGAAGTTCGCCGCCCGGTTCCGCGCGAAGGCCGGCGCCAAGACGGCCGCGACCCCGGCGGACTCCGCCGCGCCGACCGAGGCCGCTCCCAAGATGGAGGTGTCGTGA
- the yjfF gene encoding galactofuranose ABC transporter, permease protein YjfF — protein sequence MSATTQSPTASESRTPSKAARLLGDRRLPVGVTALLFLVMYGVGLGRYQFYGFAEPQVFLNLFIDNGYLLVAAVGVTFVILSGGIDLSVGSMIGFTTMFTAWLVERQGLPIVVVIPMALAVGAFGGFLMGYVIHNFEIQPFIVTLAGLFLFRGLCLVISKESISISDASVSSMAQAQVSLGMGFVSIGAVVSLVVLAVAFYVLHYTRFGRRVYAIGGNEQSAMLMGLPQGGTKIAVYTVSGFCSALAGLMFTLYIQSGDPLHATGMELDAIAAVVIGGTLLTGGSGYVLGTLFGVLVLGLIKSIIQFEGTLSSWWTKIATGVLLCAFILVQRFMTTRKKT from the coding sequence ATGAGCGCGACCACCCAGAGCCCCACGGCCTCCGAAAGCCGTACCCCGTCCAAGGCCGCGCGTCTGCTCGGCGACCGGCGGCTGCCCGTCGGCGTGACGGCCCTGCTCTTCCTCGTGATGTACGGGGTGGGCCTCGGCCGGTACCAGTTCTACGGCTTCGCCGAACCGCAGGTCTTCCTGAACCTGTTCATCGACAACGGCTATCTGCTGGTCGCCGCGGTCGGTGTCACCTTCGTCATCCTGTCCGGCGGCATCGACCTCTCCGTCGGGTCGATGATCGGCTTCACGACGATGTTCACGGCCTGGCTGGTGGAGCGCCAGGGGCTGCCGATCGTGGTCGTGATCCCCATGGCGCTGGCGGTGGGGGCCTTCGGCGGCTTCCTGATGGGCTATGTGATCCACAACTTCGAGATCCAGCCCTTCATCGTGACCCTCGCCGGCCTCTTCCTCTTCCGCGGTCTGTGCCTGGTCATCAGCAAGGAGTCGATCTCCATCAGCGACGCCTCGGTGAGCAGCATGGCCCAGGCGCAGGTGTCGCTGGGGATGGGCTTCGTGTCGATCGGCGCGGTCGTCTCGCTGGTGGTCCTCGCCGTGGCGTTCTACGTCCTGCACTACACGCGCTTCGGGCGCCGGGTGTACGCGATCGGCGGCAACGAGCAGTCGGCCATGCTGATGGGCCTCCCGCAGGGCGGCACGAAGATCGCGGTGTACACGGTGAGCGGGTTCTGCTCGGCGCTCGCCGGCCTCATGTTCACCCTCTACATCCAGTCCGGCGACCCGCTGCACGCGACCGGCATGGAACTCGACGCGATCGCCGCGGTCGTCATCGGCGGCACGCTGCTGACCGGCGGCTCCGGCTATGTGCTGGGGACCCTGTTCGGCGTGCTGGTGCTCGGCCTCATCAAGAGCATCATCCAGTTCGAGGGCACGCTGAGTTCCTGGTGGACGAAGATCGCCACCGGTGTGCTGCTGTGCGCGTTCATCCTGGTCCAGCGCTTCATGACGACCCGGAAGAAGACCTGA
- a CDS encoding MarR family winged helix-turn-helix transcriptional regulator codes for MPASHPTSRPAGPPPLPDALTMEVVELIGEVVARFYEDYEEAAAGHSLTGAQARLLSLLSLEPLPMRKLAQKLKCEPSNVTGIVDRLESRGLVERRPDPADRRVKLAAATDEGRDVAKGLRESLRFAREPLAGLAEQERAVLRGLLRRMLAAEGERPQEPSGPAAP; via the coding sequence ATGCCCGCCTCACATCCGACCTCTCGTCCAGCTGGTCCGCCCCCGCTGCCCGACGCCCTGACCATGGAAGTCGTCGAGCTGATCGGCGAGGTCGTGGCGCGCTTCTACGAGGACTACGAGGAGGCCGCCGCCGGCCACTCCCTCACCGGCGCACAGGCCCGGCTGCTGAGTCTGCTCTCGCTGGAGCCGCTGCCGATGCGCAAGCTGGCGCAGAAGCTGAAGTGCGAGCCGTCCAACGTGACCGGCATCGTCGACCGCCTGGAATCCCGCGGCCTGGTCGAACGCCGCCCCGACCCGGCCGACCGCCGGGTGAAACTGGCGGCGGCGACGGACGAGGGCCGCGACGTCGCCAAGGGGCTGCGCGAGTCGCTGCGGTTCGCCCGGGAGCCGCTGGCCGGACTGGCGGAGCAGGAGCGGGCGGTGCTGCGGGGGCTGTTGCGGCGGATGCTGGCAGCGGAGGGCGAGCGCCCTCAGGAGCCGTCCGGCCCTGCGGCTCCGTGA
- a CDS encoding NADP-dependent oxidoreductase: MTDSALPATGREWRLLSRPVGWPKPEDFELAETEIRRPGPGEVLVRNAYVSVDPYMRGRMSSAKSYVAPFELGKAMQGGAVGEVVASEAEGIVAGDHVLHFGGWREYAVFDAKQAVKVDPDAAPLSTYLGVLGMTGLTAYAGLLRTAAFKEGDSVFVSGAAGAVGSQVGQIARLKGASRVIGSAGSDEKVKLLVEEYGFDAAFNYKNGPVAEQLRAAAPGGIDVYFDNVGGDHLEAAIGSLNEKGRIAICGMISVYNNTEPAPGPKNLARLIQTRGRIEGLLVGDHYDLQPQFVQEVGAWVRSGELKYRETVVEGIENNLEAFLGVLRGDNTGKMIVKL, translated from the coding sequence ATGACTGACTCGGCCCTCCCCGCCACCGGCCGCGAATGGCGTCTGCTCAGCCGTCCCGTCGGCTGGCCGAAGCCCGAGGACTTCGAGCTGGCCGAGACGGAGATCCGCCGGCCCGGTCCGGGTGAGGTGCTGGTGCGCAACGCGTACGTCTCCGTCGACCCCTACATGCGCGGCCGTATGAGCAGCGCCAAGTCCTATGTCGCCCCCTTCGAGCTGGGCAAGGCCATGCAGGGCGGGGCGGTGGGCGAGGTCGTCGCCTCCGAGGCCGAGGGCATCGTGGCCGGCGACCACGTCCTGCACTTCGGCGGCTGGCGCGAGTACGCGGTGTTCGACGCCAAGCAGGCCGTCAAGGTCGACCCCGACGCCGCGCCGCTGTCCACCTACCTGGGCGTCCTCGGCATGACCGGCCTCACCGCCTACGCCGGACTGCTGCGCACCGCCGCCTTCAAGGAGGGCGACTCCGTCTTCGTGTCGGGCGCGGCCGGCGCCGTCGGCAGCCAGGTCGGCCAGATCGCCCGGCTCAAGGGCGCTTCCCGGGTCATCGGTTCGGCCGGCTCCGACGAGAAGGTCAAGCTCCTGGTCGAGGAGTACGGCTTCGACGCCGCCTTCAACTACAAGAACGGCCCGGTCGCGGAGCAGCTGCGCGCCGCCGCCCCCGGCGGGATCGACGTCTACTTCGACAACGTCGGCGGCGATCACCTCGAGGCGGCCATCGGCTCCCTCAACGAGAAGGGCCGCATAGCGATCTGCGGCATGATCTCCGTCTACAACAACACCGAGCCGGCCCCCGGCCCGAAGAACCTCGCCCGCCTCATCCAGACCCGCGGCCGCATCGAGGGACTCCTCGTGGGCGACCACTACGACCTGCAGCCGCAGTTCGTCCAGGAGGTCGGCGCCTGGGTCCGCTCCGGCGAGCTGAAGTACCGCGAGACGGTCGTCGAGGGCATCGAGAACAACCTCGAGGCGTTCCTCGGCGTCCTGCGCGGCGACAACACCGGCAAGATGATCGTCAAGCTCTGA
- a CDS encoding serine hydrolase domain-containing protein — protein sequence MTRLTRTTKEIHGSVADGFEAVREEFAAFVAEEQPDYEGQLCVYVHGRRVVDLWASADGAGPDSLYGVYSSTKGAAHLVVALLVQEGTLELDRKVTYYWPEFAAEGKGALTLRELLAHRAGVVGTDGGFSPQELADDRQLAERLADQRPFWRPGTAFGYHALVIGALTGEVVRRATGRTLQEVYAERVRVPYGLDFFLGLPPAHEPRFRTAQPMAPTAEQRALLDALPGGPHTLAAIAFNRHGAQPTDLELLPNDPLIRARGPASVGGVASARGLAGMYAAAISETDGKAPLLKEDTAAEFGQLHSVGYDVVARSHKAYGLGFQATADTWYPFLGAGAFGHSGAGGCQAFADPRSALAYGYTRRRFAFPGGAAPENDRLAKAAHTAALAHS from the coding sequence ATGACTCGATTGACTCGGACGACGAAGGAGATCCACGGCAGCGTCGCCGACGGATTCGAAGCGGTGCGGGAGGAGTTCGCCGCGTTCGTGGCGGAGGAACAGCCCGACTACGAAGGCCAGTTGTGCGTGTATGTGCACGGCCGCCGGGTCGTCGACCTGTGGGCGTCCGCGGACGGCGCCGGACCCGACTCCCTCTACGGCGTCTACTCCTCGACCAAGGGCGCCGCCCATCTGGTGGTCGCACTGCTGGTCCAGGAGGGCACCCTGGAACTGGACCGCAAAGTCACCTACTACTGGCCGGAGTTCGCCGCCGAGGGCAAGGGGGCGCTGACCCTGCGGGAGCTGCTCGCGCACCGGGCGGGGGTGGTGGGCACGGACGGCGGATTCTCGCCGCAGGAGCTGGCCGACGACCGGCAGCTCGCCGAACGCCTGGCCGACCAGCGGCCGTTCTGGCGGCCGGGCACCGCTTTCGGCTACCACGCGCTGGTCATCGGGGCGCTCACCGGCGAGGTCGTCCGGCGGGCCACCGGGCGCACCCTCCAGGAGGTGTACGCGGAGCGGGTGCGCGTCCCGTACGGGCTGGACTTCTTCCTGGGGCTGCCGCCGGCGCACGAACCACGGTTCCGCACCGCGCAGCCGATGGCGCCGACCGCCGAGCAGCGGGCGCTGCTGGACGCCCTGCCCGGCGGACCGCACACCCTGGCCGCCATCGCCTTCAACCGCCACGGCGCCCAGCCGACCGACCTCGAGCTGCTGCCCAACGACCCGCTGATCCGGGCCCGGGGCCCGGCCTCGGTGGGCGGGGTGGCGTCGGCGCGCGGGCTGGCCGGCATGTACGCGGCGGCGATCAGCGAGACCGACGGGAAGGCCCCGCTGCTGAAGGAGGACACGGCGGCGGAGTTCGGGCAGCTGCACTCGGTGGGCTACGACGTGGTGGCCCGCTCGCACAAGGCGTACGGGCTGGGCTTCCAGGCGACCGCGGACACCTGGTACCCGTTCCTGGGCGCCGGCGCGTTCGGGCACAGCGGGGCGGGCGGCTGCCAGGCCTTCGCCGACCCGCGCAGCGCTCTGGCCTACGGCTACACGCGCCGCCGGTTCGCCTTCCCGGGCGGCGCGGCGCCGGAGAACGACCGGCTGGCGAAGGCGGCGCACACCGCGGCCCTGGCACACTCCTGA